Proteins found in one Pontibacter sp. SGAir0037 genomic segment:
- a CDS encoding HAD hydrolase-like protein yields MTFTKEIVKEVKIKIETDTVLFFDMDGTLVNTDFANFLSYKEAIQSVVQNSIDILYNPDERFNRSYLKRVAPNLSEEEYLQIIQQKEKNFSEQLSHTELNKTVANIPLKYYNTNKTVLVTNCRENRAQMTLSHHNLSDKFSNIFFRQISNNGDRINKYKNAILSLGGIATVYWRIFVRQLLYY; encoded by the coding sequence ATGACATTCACAAAAGAAATTGTAAAAGAGGTTAAAATAAAAATTGAGACTGATACAGTTTTATTTTTTGATATGGATGGCACATTAGTGAATACAGATTTTGCAAACTTCTTATCATATAAAGAGGCGATACAATCGGTAGTTCAAAATAGTATAGATATTTTATATAATCCGGATGAAAGATTTAATCGGTCTTACTTAAAAAGAGTAGCACCAAATTTATCAGAGGAGGAGTATTTGCAAATAATTCAACAAAAAGAGAAAAATTTTAGTGAACAATTATCACATACTGAATTGAATAAGACAGTAGCAAACATACCATTAAAATATTACAATACTAATAAAACTGTTTTAGTTACAAACTGCCGAGAAAATAGAGCACAGATGACATTGAGCCATCATAATCTTTCTGATAAATTTAGCAATATATTTTTCCGACAAATTTCAAATAATGGAGACCGAATAAATAAATATAAAAATGCTATATTGAGTCTGGGTGGAATTGCAACAGTTTACTGGAGGATTTTTGTTAGGCAGCTACTTTATTACTAA
- a CDS encoding hemin-degrading factor: MIAENKFADTETLVKAWQGLQQAKPALRIRDAARELGTNEATLLATMVGKNAIRLEGDWGTLVKRLPELGYVMALTRNDSCILEHKGAFKQVNVMEGVATVIGPIESRFFFYAWHVAFAVEELKNDRRLTSLQVFDKAGDAILKVYLQEGKSNYDAYIALVEDFRAAGQEQEQFTEPYAARVYDTEVDAEELLYDWADLQDTHDFHGMLRKHKVHRHHAMELAHGPFTYMIHPEKVKEILESAAATKLPIMIFVGNRGNIQIHQGKVRTIRILERGHAGPQTWVNVLDPEFNMHLLQDIIASAWVVKKPTRDGVVTSIELFDQQKELVVSFFGLRKPGQPELEEWRQLVNSLPMLQAAGA, encoded by the coding sequence ATGATAGCAGAAAATAAATTTGCCGATACAGAAACGCTTGTAAAGGCCTGGCAGGGGCTGCAGCAGGCAAAGCCAGCGCTACGCATCCGGGATGCAGCCAGAGAACTGGGTACCAACGAGGCTACTTTACTGGCAACGATGGTGGGTAAAAACGCCATTCGCCTGGAAGGAGATTGGGGAACTTTGGTAAAGCGGCTGCCGGAGTTAGGTTATGTAATGGCCCTTACCCGTAACGATAGCTGCATTCTGGAGCATAAAGGTGCTTTTAAGCAGGTTAATGTAATGGAGGGAGTGGCTACCGTTATTGGTCCGATAGAATCCAGGTTCTTCTTTTATGCCTGGCATGTGGCCTTTGCGGTAGAAGAACTGAAAAACGACCGGCGTTTAACCAGTCTGCAGGTGTTTGACAAAGCAGGGGATGCCATTTTAAAGGTTTACCTGCAGGAAGGCAAAAGCAACTACGATGCTTATATAGCTTTAGTGGAAGATTTTCGTGCCGCAGGCCAGGAGCAGGAGCAGTTTACGGAGCCGTATGCGGCCAGGGTATACGATACCGAGGTAGATGCGGAGGAACTGCTGTATGATTGGGCCGATCTGCAGGATACGCACGACTTTCATGGCATGCTTCGAAAGCACAAGGTGCACCGCCACCATGCCATGGAACTGGCGCATGGGCCCTTTACCTATATGATACATCCGGAAAAGGTAAAAGAAATACTCGAATCGGCTGCAGCCACAAAGCTGCCCATTATGATTTTTGTGGGCAACCGTGGTAATATCCAGATTCACCAGGGCAAAGTGCGAACCATACGCATACTGGAACGTGGGCATGCAGGTCCGCAAACCTGGGTAAATGTACTGGACCCTGAATTTAACATGCACCTGCTGCAGGACATCATTGCCTCTGCCTGGGTGGTGAAGAAGCCAACCCGTGATGGGGTGGTTACATCCATAGAATTGTTCGATCAGCAAAAGGAACTGGTGGTAAGCTTCTTTGGACTGCGGAAGCCCGGCCAGCCGGAGCTGGAAGAGTGGCGACAACTGGTAAACAGCCTGCCGATGCTACAGGCGGCGGGAGCGTAA
- a CDS encoding cupin domain-containing protein: MNKYIKTIAILTGSLFLITACNSSTEKQQENMKTDKNELDAIFPLGEKGSDDFFTGNAYNIGLVDVDSVFTTAVGNVYFEPGARSNWHTHPSGQILIITDGVGYHQIEGQPIEVIKKGDVVKCPPNVRHWHGASPDVGLQQLYIVPNTEKGIVDWQEAVTDEQYKKEQN, translated from the coding sequence ATGAACAAGTACATCAAAACGATTGCAATACTTACAGGAAGTTTATTTCTGATAACCGCTTGCAATTCAAGCACCGAAAAACAACAAGAAAATATGAAAACAGACAAAAACGAATTGGACGCCATTTTCCCGTTAGGCGAAAAAGGTTCAGATGATTTTTTTACAGGAAATGCTTACAACATTGGGTTGGTAGATGTGGATTCCGTTTTTACCACAGCCGTTGGCAATGTATATTTTGAACCCGGAGCAAGGAGCAATTGGCATACTCATCCATCAGGGCAAATATTGATTATTACGGACGGAGTTGGCTACCACCAGATTGAAGGACAGCCCATTGAAGTCATCAAAAAAGGAGATGTGGTAAAATGTCCGCCAAATGTAAGGCATTGGCACGGAGCAAGCCCTGATGTGGGTTTACAGCAATTGTACATCGTACCCAACACCGAAAAGGGAATTGTAGATTGGCAGGAAGCCGTAACGGATGAACAGTATAAAAAGGAACAAAATTAA
- the hscB gene encoding Fe-S protein assembly co-chaperone HscB: MRIHFGAEAPDQLQLPDKPDRHMQNYFEFYGIPESFILDEKAIKNTYYQLSREYHPDFYANEPQEKQQEILQLSTLNTNAYRTLSNADLRMQYILKEHGLLEEGGNNELPGEFLMEMMDINEELMELEFDFDADKLHEIGEKSTGITAQLDADILPTLQRYPELHGVTKEAALQEVKIYYLKKKYLLRIKETLSKFAARS, encoded by the coding sequence ATGCGTATACATTTTGGAGCTGAAGCACCTGACCAGTTGCAGCTGCCCGATAAACCTGACAGACATATGCAAAACTACTTTGAATTTTATGGCATCCCGGAGAGCTTTATATTGGATGAGAAAGCTATAAAGAATACCTATTACCAACTGAGCCGCGAGTACCACCCGGATTTTTATGCGAACGAACCTCAGGAAAAGCAGCAGGAAATACTGCAGCTCTCTACGCTTAACACCAATGCCTACCGTACCCTGAGCAATGCCGACCTGCGCATGCAGTATATTTTAAAAGAGCATGGTCTTCTAGAAGAAGGCGGCAATAATGAGTTGCCGGGCGAATTTCTGATGGAGATGATGGATATAAATGAGGAGCTGATGGAGCTGGAATTTGATTTTGATGCAGATAAACTGCATGAGATCGGAGAAAAAAGTACAGGAATTACAGCTCAACTCGATGCCGATATTCTGCCTACTTTGCAGCGATATCCTGAGCTTCATGGAGTTACAAAAGAAGCTGCCCTGCAGGAGGTAAAAATCTATTATCTGAAGAAAAAATACCTGTTGCGAATAAAAGAAACATTGTCTAAGTTTGCAGCACGTTCCTGA
- a CDS encoding heme ABC transporter ATP-binding protein, with product MLIAENISYARGKKQILEKVSLQLEPGVFTAVLGPNGAGKSTLLKLVSKETGGHTGSIRLNGKSLADYTARELALVRAVLPQSVHVNFPFKAREIVQLGRLPHREALKKSIRVTEEVMDATGIRHLADRNYASLSGGEQQRVQLARVIAQLKGSSRQPRFLLLDEPTSSLDMAQQHSMLHIAREMCRQDIGVLAILHDMNLAAQYADELLFLKKGKTVAQGRTADLMQEEVLEATFAHPVQVMCHGCSNRPFVMAIPYHQSQKVFQNIIHK from the coding sequence ATGCTGATAGCCGAAAATATATCCTATGCCCGGGGCAAAAAGCAAATACTCGAAAAGGTGAGCCTGCAACTGGAACCGGGGGTGTTTACGGCGGTATTGGGGCCGAATGGAGCCGGTAAATCTACTTTGTTAAAGCTGGTTTCTAAAGAGACAGGCGGACACACAGGCAGCATCCGGCTGAATGGCAAAAGCCTGGCAGACTATACAGCCCGGGAACTGGCGCTGGTAAGGGCCGTGCTACCGCAAAGTGTGCATGTTAACTTTCCTTTTAAAGCACGGGAAATTGTGCAGCTGGGCAGGCTGCCGCACCGCGAGGCCCTGAAGAAAAGCATCCGGGTGACCGAAGAGGTGATGGATGCCACAGGCATTCGTCACCTGGCCGACAGGAACTACGCCAGTCTGTCGGGTGGGGAGCAGCAGCGGGTACAACTGGCACGCGTCATAGCGCAGTTAAAAGGAAGTAGCCGGCAGCCTCGTTTCCTGCTGCTCGACGAACCCACCTCCAGCCTGGATATGGCACAGCAGCATAGTATGCTGCATATAGCGCGGGAGATGTGCCGCCAGGATATAGGTGTTCTGGCCATCCTGCACGATATGAACCTGGCAGCTCAGTATGCGGATGAGCTATTGTTCCTGAAAAAAGGCAAAACAGTTGCGCAGGGTAGAACAGCCGACCTGATGCAGGAAGAGGTGCTGGAGGCAACTTTCGCTCATCCGGTGCAGGTAATGTGCCACGGGTGTAGCAACAGGCCTTTCGTGATGGCAATACCTTATCATCAGTCCCAAAAAGTATTTCAAAACATTATTCATAAATAG
- a CDS encoding response regulator transcription factor, giving the protein MSITSVLIADANLLMRRGIHALLEDQQSVTVVAEADSPATLLALAQEYHPQVITIDCAQQDGFNLQDIISLKATCPGSNLLVITSQPDKETILEALRCGVCGYVLKNSSEQEILAALHATSKGERYMCSKVLDVILAQAGAVPETRPETSIALSARETEIIQLIAEGKSTAEIAQQLFLSPHTINSHRKSILRKLQIKSPAELIVKALDLGIVKLK; this is encoded by the coding sequence ATGTCAATAACCTCTGTTCTGATTGCTGATGCGAATCTGCTTATGCGCAGGGGAATACATGCGTTGCTGGAAGATCAGCAGTCGGTTACAGTGGTAGCGGAAGCAGATTCGCCTGCAACTTTGCTTGCGCTGGCGCAGGAGTATCACCCGCAGGTAATTACCATCGATTGTGCCCAGCAAGATGGCTTTAATCTGCAGGATATCATTAGCCTTAAAGCAACCTGCCCCGGCTCTAACCTGTTGGTTATTACTTCGCAACCAGACAAGGAAACCATATTGGAGGCCCTGAGATGTGGTGTATGCGGCTATGTGCTGAAGAACAGCAGCGAACAGGAAATCTTAGCAGCACTGCACGCCACCTCTAAAGGAGAACGGTATATGTGCAGCAAAGTGCTGGATGTGATATTGGCCCAGGCCGGAGCTGTCCCGGAAACCAGACCAGAAACAAGTATAGCCCTTTCTGCACGGGAAACAGAAATCATACAACTGATTGCAGAAGGAAAATCAACGGCAGAAATTGCCCAGCAACTCTTTTTAAGTCCGCACACGATTAATTCTCACCGCAAGAGCATTCTGCGTAAACTGCAGATAAAATCCCCTGCCGAACTGATTGTAAAAGCCCTTGATCTGGGAATCGTAAAGCTGAAATAG
- a CDS encoding transposase gives MNKRVFDDSFKRMAVELSYTRGSVKEVAQELGVDPARLSKWRNKLQAPAQPAAELTAEQKEIRRLQKELKEAQLERDILKKAISIFSKGDGRYTDS, from the coding sequence ATGAACAAACGCGTATTTGACGACTCCTTCAAGCGGATGGCTGTGGAGCTCTCCTATACCAGGGGCTCTGTCAAGGAGGTGGCCCAGGAACTGGGTGTTGATCCAGCTCGATTGAGCAAGTGGCGCAATAAGCTACAGGCGCCCGCGCAGCCAGCCGCCGAGCTGACGGCGGAACAAAAAGAGATCAGGCGGCTGCAGAAAGAGCTCAAGGAGGCGCAGCTGGAGCGAGACATCTTAAAAAAGGCCATCAGCATCTTCTCCAAGGGAGACGGGCGGTATACGGATTCATAA
- a CDS encoding alpha/beta hydrolase, whose product MKTRLIATMTFSLLILGACQQKTEAKQEEQTQKTETMNDTEEHYTFELSDKVTRQKVTFKNRYGIELTGDLYIPKNGGNNLPALAISGPFGAVKEQSSGLYANQMAERGFVALAFDPSYTGESGGEPRNVASPDINTEDFSAAIDFLGLQDNVDRNKLGIIGICGFGGFALNATAVDKRVKAVATTSMYDMSRVNAEGYFGSTTPEQRTKMLEQMSLQRWEDAKNGTPKYPENGLAQTNEESPQFVKEYYDYYKTDRGFHERSLNSNGAWTATNSLSFMNMPILTYIKEISPRPMLLIAGENAHSKYFSEDAYKNASEPKELMIIPNGVHTDLYDKIDVIPFDKLEKYFKENLK is encoded by the coding sequence ATGAAAACGAGATTAATAGCAACAATGACTTTTTCTCTGTTGATATTGGGAGCTTGTCAACAAAAAACAGAAGCTAAACAAGAAGAACAAACACAAAAAACAGAAACAATGAACGATACAGAAGAACACTACACTTTTGAGTTAAGTGATAAAGTAACACGCCAGAAAGTAACCTTTAAAAACCGTTACGGCATTGAACTTACAGGCGATTTGTATATTCCTAAAAATGGCGGCAACAATTTACCGGCATTGGCAATTAGTGGTCCTTTTGGAGCGGTAAAAGAACAATCATCAGGCTTGTATGCCAATCAAATGGCAGAACGTGGTTTTGTGGCATTGGCATTTGACCCGTCCTATACAGGCGAAAGCGGTGGCGAACCCCGCAACGTGGCATCACCCGACATCAACACCGAAGATTTCAGTGCTGCTATTGACTTTCTTGGCTTACAAGACAACGTTGACAGAAACAAATTAGGCATCATCGGGATTTGCGGATTTGGCGGTTTCGCCTTGAATGCCACAGCCGTTGATAAACGTGTAAAAGCAGTTGCTACAACCAGTATGTACGATATGTCAAGAGTAAATGCAGAAGGCTATTTTGGTTCTACCACACCCGAACAACGTACTAAAATGTTAGAACAAATGAGCTTGCAACGTTGGGAAGATGCTAAAAATGGAACACCCAAATATCCAGAAAATGGATTGGCACAGACCAATGAAGAATCGCCCCAGTTTGTAAAAGAATATTATGATTATTACAAAACCGACAGGGGTTTTCACGAACGCTCTTTGAACTCAAATGGTGCTTGGACAGCAACCAATAGCTTGTCTTTTATGAATATGCCGATTTTGACCTACATCAAAGAAATTTCGCCAAGACCAATGTTGCTGATTGCAGGTGAGAATGCACACTCTAAATATTTCAGTGAAGATGCCTATAAAAATGCTTCCGAACCAAAAGAACTGATGATTATTCCAAATGGTGTACACACCGATTTATACGACAAAATAGATGTAATTCCATTTGATAAATTAGAAAAATATTTTAAGGAAAACTTGAAATAA
- a CDS encoding iron ABC transporter permease, giving the protein MLGNLTIKKQSYTSSASLILAGIAALLVCVFVISLQVGAVPISAAEILSILLHQLGGAADGFSLQQEQVLLHIRLPRMVLAMVVGAALGVAGAGLQGLFRNPLVEPSLIGVSSGAALFAVTAIVFGSALSGFWSVLAGPHLLPVFAFAGGLVTTLIAYALGQRQGKIEITVLILSGIAINALAAALIGLVLFYADDAALRSFTFWSLGDLGGASWGKLGVALPMMLLPALVLSFIGSKLNAMALGEAEAHHLGVNVEQVKYLVIFLSSMAVGAAVSIAGTIGFVGLVVPHILRMAFGPDHHIVLPGSMLGGAVVLMLADLFARTVVAPSELPIGIVTALLGAPVFIWLIIHAKKKNMI; this is encoded by the coding sequence ATGCTCGGTAATTTAACTATAAAGAAACAAAGCTATACCAGTAGCGCCTCGCTCATACTGGCAGGAATCGCCGCATTGCTCGTTTGTGTTTTTGTGATTTCCCTTCAGGTTGGTGCTGTTCCCATTTCTGCAGCCGAGATCCTCTCCATTTTGCTGCATCAGCTGGGAGGGGCTGCGGATGGGTTCTCCCTGCAGCAGGAGCAGGTGCTACTGCATATACGATTGCCCAGAATGGTGCTGGCCATGGTGGTGGGCGCAGCTCTGGGTGTGGCCGGGGCAGGCTTACAGGGGCTGTTCCGCAATCCGCTGGTGGAGCCGAGCCTGATCGGAGTGTCGAGCGGAGCAGCCTTGTTTGCTGTGACAGCCATTGTGTTCGGTTCCGCTCTATCGGGTTTCTGGTCTGTGCTTGCAGGGCCACACCTGCTGCCGGTATTTGCCTTTGCAGGTGGCCTGGTAACGACCCTGATTGCCTATGCACTGGGGCAGCGGCAGGGGAAAATAGAGATAACAGTACTCATTTTATCAGGTATAGCTATAAATGCACTGGCTGCTGCTCTAATCGGTTTGGTATTGTTTTATGCCGATGATGCCGCCCTGCGAAGCTTTACTTTCTGGAGCCTGGGCGACCTGGGGGGAGCTTCGTGGGGAAAATTAGGTGTGGCATTGCCCATGATGCTGCTGCCTGCGCTGGTACTCTCTTTTATAGGCAGCAAGCTGAACGCAATGGCCTTGGGAGAGGCCGAGGCGCATCACTTGGGAGTAAATGTGGAGCAGGTAAAATACCTGGTCATCTTTCTGAGCTCTATGGCTGTAGGCGCAGCCGTATCTATAGCTGGTACTATCGGTTTTGTCGGTCTGGTGGTGCCGCACATCCTGCGCATGGCTTTTGGGCCTGATCACCATATTGTATTGCCTGGCTCCATGCTGGGTGGCGCCGTGGTTCTGATGCTGGCCGACCTGTTTGCCAGAACCGTAGTCGCTCCGTCAGAACTGCCGATTGGCATTGTAACAGCCCTGCTGGGAGCGCCGGTATTCATCTGGCTGATCATCCATGCGAAAAAGAAAAACATGATTTAA
- a CDS encoding AraC family transcriptional regulator: MSRILSTYNSELKLKGFNVFQIEKDGNATKAYSRKDFYKICLTTGKSRIHYADRSFDAEGTILFFGNPNIPYSWETLSTQYVGYTILFSEDFYTSGKHSETLQKSPLFKMGGTPILDISEHQRQFLNSIFQKMIEEQQSDYEHKDDLIRNYIDLILHESLKLKPSENYNQDKNGAERLTNVFMELLERQFPVESPDRPLQLRTAKDYAKSLSVHVNYLNRAVKDVTGKTTTTHIAERITNEAKAILQHTDWNVSEIAFALGFEYPTYFNNFFKKQTGVSPSSVRLGKV, translated from the coding sequence ATGTCAAGAATCTTGTCAACATACAACAGCGAGTTAAAATTAAAAGGTTTCAATGTCTTTCAAATTGAGAAAGACGGCAATGCCACCAAAGCGTACAGCCGAAAGGATTTTTATAAAATCTGCCTGACCACGGGCAAAAGCCGTATCCATTATGCCGACAGAAGTTTTGATGCCGAAGGAACCATTTTGTTCTTCGGAAACCCAAACATTCCCTACTCTTGGGAAACACTTTCTACCCAGTATGTGGGCTACACCATTCTATTTTCGGAAGACTTTTACACTTCGGGAAAACATTCGGAAACCTTGCAAAAATCGCCTTTGTTTAAAATGGGCGGCACACCGATTTTGGATATTTCGGAACATCAGAGACAGTTTTTAAACAGTATTTTCCAAAAAATGATTGAAGAACAACAATCTGACTATGAGCATAAAGATGACCTTATTCGCAATTATATTGACTTGATATTGCACGAATCCCTCAAATTGAAACCGTCCGAAAATTACAACCAGGATAAAAACGGAGCAGAACGACTGACCAATGTTTTTATGGAATTGTTGGAACGCCAATTTCCTGTAGAAAGTCCTGACAGACCGCTTCAATTGAGAACCGCCAAAGACTATGCAAAAAGCCTTTCGGTACACGTTAATTACCTGAACCGAGCCGTAAAGGATGTTACGGGAAAAACTACCACAACCCATATTGCAGAACGTATTACCAATGAAGCCAAAGCCATTCTGCAACACACCGATTGGAATGTTTCGGAAATTGCTTTCGCTTTGGGATTTGAATACCCAACGTACTTTAATAATTTCTTCAAAAAGCAAACAGGAGTAAGCCCATCTTCCGTTCGGTTGGGAAAAGTTTGA
- a CDS encoding cyclophilin-like fold protein: MKKLFYTIILLLGCTQLHACNKDKELDKPKQESMKLKITIGENTATAILYDNPTSRDFTTMLPLTVEMDDYANTEKIFYPSRKLTTEDAPKGFKPSEGDITLYAPWGNIALFYKDFSYSNGLISMGKITSGIEYFKTKGKITVTIELE; this comes from the coding sequence ATGAAGAAGCTGTTTTATACAATTATTCTTTTATTGGGCTGTACGCAACTGCACGCTTGTAATAAAGACAAGGAATTGGACAAACCAAAACAGGAATCTATGAAACTAAAAATAACGATAGGAGAAAATACGGCAACAGCAATTTTGTACGACAATCCCACAAGCAGGGATTTTACTACAATGCTCCCGCTTACCGTAGAAATGGACGATTATGCAAATACGGAAAAGATATTTTATCCGTCCCGAAAACTTACCACCGAAGATGCACCCAAAGGTTTCAAACCGTCCGAAGGCGATATTACGCTGTATGCACCTTGGGGAAATATCGCTTTGTTTTATAAGGATTTCAGCTATTCCAACGGCTTGATTTCTATGGGAAAAATCACAAGTGGAATAGAATATTTCAAAACAAAGGGAAAAATTACTGTAACTATTGAATTGGAATAA
- a CDS encoding hemin ABC transporter substrate-binding protein — protein MKNFNTTANRKSRNWWIGLTYTAGLCLATFACTPGTGEQTATASSETLASVPASDLKIVTLGGTVSEIVCALGNCDHIVATDRTSTYPAHLQALPSLGYRTGVKAEGIISTGAQLVLAEKDYVDKSVTEQLASTGMEQHYFEHKLSKEGTQAMIKEIGKLLSREDKAQELVNQVDEDFEQVKRTLATATTKPKVLFIYARGQGTLNICGSNTFAAKMIELAGGEQAVKQIEEYKPLTAEAVIAANPDYLLFFDTGLESLGGAEGVLAIPGVKETTAGKQRHFISMDGLYLSGFGPRVGKAVQELALQLHPAAAPTAKAAK, from the coding sequence ATGAAGAACTTTAATACAACAGCTAACAGAAAAAGCCGCAACTGGTGGATAGGCTTAACTTATACGGCAGGTTTGTGCCTGGCTACCTTTGCCTGCACGCCAGGCACAGGTGAACAAACGGCTACCGCAAGTAGCGAAACATTGGCTTCTGTGCCTGCATCCGATCTAAAAATTGTTACGCTCGGAGGTACCGTGTCTGAAATTGTTTGTGCCTTGGGCAATTGCGATCATATTGTCGCCACCGATCGCACCAGTACGTATCCGGCGCATCTGCAGGCGCTGCCTTCACTTGGCTACCGGACAGGTGTAAAAGCCGAAGGCATTATCTCGACTGGGGCACAGCTGGTACTGGCCGAAAAAGATTATGTAGACAAAAGTGTGACAGAGCAACTGGCAAGCACGGGTATGGAGCAGCATTACTTCGAGCATAAGCTATCGAAGGAAGGTACACAGGCCATGATCAAAGAGATTGGTAAACTGCTGAGCAGAGAAGACAAGGCACAGGAACTGGTAAACCAGGTAGACGAGGATTTTGAGCAGGTAAAGCGGACGTTGGCTACTGCTACCACAAAGCCTAAAGTGCTCTTTATTTATGCGCGTGGGCAGGGAACTTTAAATATCTGCGGCAGTAATACCTTCGCCGCCAAAATGATTGAGCTGGCAGGGGGCGAGCAGGCCGTAAAGCAGATAGAAGAGTATAAACCGCTTACGGCTGAAGCGGTAATAGCTGCTAACCCGGACTACTTGCTGTTTTTCGATACAGGCCTCGAAAGTCTTGGCGGGGCAGAGGGTGTGCTGGCTATACCGGGCGTAAAAGAAACCACAGCAGGCAAACAACGGCATTTTATTTCTATGGATGGGCTCTACCTGTCAGGTTTTGGCCCCAGAGTAGGCAAAGCAGTACAGGAACTGGCGTTGCAGCTACACCCGGCAGCGGCACCCACTGCAAAAGCTGCTAAATAA
- a CDS encoding sugar O-acetyltransferase, whose translation MNKSDIFERLRNGEIIPSSDNQRKELRSASYNTKKLLVQMNNSTDPNEVRKLLSQITDSEIDESTAVFTPLYINYGKHTKIGKNVFINFDCVFLDLGGITIEDNVLIAPKVSLLSEGHPISPEERHSLVPKPIHIKKNAWIGANATILQGVTIGENSVVAAGSVVSINVPDNAIVGGIPAKIIKNIE comes from the coding sequence ATGAATAAGTCGGATATTTTTGAAAGGTTGCGAAACGGAGAAATTATTCCTTCCAGCGACAACCAAAGAAAAGAATTAAGAAGCGCTTCTTACAACACGAAAAAACTACTCGTGCAGATGAACAATTCGACTGACCCAAATGAAGTCAGAAAATTGTTAAGCCAAATTACAGATTCGGAAATTGACGAAAGTACAGCCGTATTCACACCGCTTTACATCAATTATGGTAAGCACACCAAAATCGGCAAAAACGTATTCATCAACTTTGATTGTGTGTTTTTGGATTTAGGTGGCATTACCATTGAAGATAACGTACTGATAGCACCAAAAGTCAGTTTGCTGTCCGAAGGACACCCTATTTCGCCCGAAGAAAGACATTCACTTGTTCCGAAACCCATTCACATCAAAAAGAACGCTTGGATTGGTGCAAATGCCACAATTTTACAAGGCGTAACCATTGGCGAAAACTCTGTGGTAGCAGCAGGTTCGGTTGTTTCAATAAATGTTCCCGACAATGCAATTGTAGGAGGTATCCCTGCTAAAATCATTAAAAACATTGAATAA
- the istB gene encoding IS21-like element helper ATPase IstB, translating to MMMQIETQLSRLRLYGMGRSWQALLETRKSHELSLSEGLALLLQAEEEDRADRRFEQLKKNARFRYQASVEELRLEASRGLDKGLVLGLATGEYLAKAESVLISGATGCGKSFLASALGHQACAQGYRVAYYNVQKLLLRTKMARLDGTIYKFMERLSKTDLLILDDFGLTHLEQQQRLDLMEIIEDRHAKASTIIASQLPVASWYDVIGEETIADAILDRLVHSSYRIELKGESLRKKQ from the coding sequence ATGATGATGCAGATTGAAACACAACTCAGCCGCCTGCGCCTGTATGGCATGGGCCGCAGCTGGCAGGCGCTGCTGGAGACGCGAAAGAGCCACGAGCTGAGCTTAAGCGAGGGGCTGGCCCTGCTGCTGCAGGCCGAGGAAGAGGACAGGGCCGACAGGCGCTTTGAGCAGCTAAAGAAGAACGCCCGCTTCCGTTACCAGGCCTCTGTGGAGGAGCTGCGGCTGGAGGCCTCGCGGGGGCTGGACAAGGGGCTGGTACTGGGTCTTGCCACGGGTGAGTATCTGGCTAAAGCCGAGTCAGTGCTCATCAGCGGGGCCACCGGCTGCGGCAAGAGTTTTCTGGCCTCGGCGCTGGGCCACCAGGCCTGCGCGCAGGGCTACAGAGTGGCATATTACAACGTGCAGAAGCTGCTGTTGCGCACCAAGATGGCCCGCCTGGACGGCACCATCTACAAGTTCATGGAGCGGCTCTCTAAAACGGACCTGCTGATACTCGATGACTTCGGCCTGACGCACCTGGAGCAGCAGCAGCGCCTGGACCTGATGGAGATAATCGAGGACCGCCATGCAAAGGCCTCCACCATTATCGCCAGCCAATTGCCGGTAGCCAGCTGGTATGATGTGATAGGAGAAGAGACCATAGCCGATGCCATTCTCGACCGCCTGGTGCACTCTTCCTACAGAATCGAGCTGAAAGGTGAAAGTCTGAGAAAAAAACAGTAA
- a CDS encoding IS3 family transposase, with product MALDNAVAESFFKTLKTELVYHCRFTTRQEARLAVFEYVEIFYNRERRHSALGYLSPCQYEKIYLSNKVAA from the coding sequence ATTGCTCTCGACAACGCGGTAGCCGAGAGCTTCTTCAAGACCCTGAAAACGGAACTGGTATATCACTGTAGATTCACCACCAGGCAAGAGGCTAGGCTGGCTGTGTTCGAGTATGTCGAAATCTTTTACAACAGGGAAAGAAGGCATTCCGCACTAGGCTATCTTTCTCCCTGCCAGTATGAAAAAATATACCTTAGTAATAAAGTAGCTGCCTAA